A section of the Campylobacter lanienae NCTC 13004 genome encodes:
- the mraY gene encoding phospho-N-acetylmuramoyl-pentapeptide-transferase → MLYYIYDIFGINFFSYLTVRAQISFFLAFILTLFFMPKFISWARAKNANQPIYELAPKTHQQKGKTPTMGGVVFISCAIVATLFSANLSNSFVLIGLFVLAGFCLLGFYDDFSKIVGRQNHAGITARVKFIFQILLGVATAGFLYFFSSLDTMFYLPFYKYSICDISIFSIVLWVLVLTSSSNAVNLTDGLDGLASVPSILGLVTLGIFAYLMGHAVYSSYLLLPKVVNLGEIVILVTALIGALLGFLWFNCYPAEVFMGDSGSLSIGAFIGYMGIVTKNELLLIIIGFVFVVETLSVILQVSSFKIRKKRIFLMAPLHHHFEMKGWSENKIIVRFWMIALVANLIALIALKLR, encoded by the coding sequence GTGCTTTATTATATTTATGATATTTTTGGGATAAATTTTTTTAGCTATTTGACGGTTAGGGCTCAGATTAGCTTTTTTTTAGCTTTTATTTTAACTCTGTTTTTTATGCCTAAATTTATATCGTGGGCTAGGGCGAAAAACGCCAATCAGCCAATTTATGAGTTAGCTCCCAAAACCCATCAGCAAAAGGGTAAAACCCCTACAATGGGTGGCGTGGTCTTTATAAGTTGTGCTATCGTGGCTACGCTATTTAGTGCGAATTTAAGCAATAGCTTTGTTCTTATCGGACTTTTTGTCTTGGCTGGATTTTGTCTGCTTGGATTTTATGATGATTTTAGCAAGATAGTAGGTAGGCAAAATCACGCTGGGATCACCGCTAGAGTGAAATTTATATTTCAAATTTTATTAGGGGTAGCAACTGCTGGTTTTTTATACTTTTTTAGCTCATTAGATACGATGTTTTATCTGCCTTTTTATAAATACTCAATTTGTGATATATCTATATTTTCTATTGTTTTATGGGTTTTGGTGCTTACTTCTTCTTCTAATGCTGTGAATTTAACTGATGGATTAGATGGGCTTGCTAGTGTGCCTTCGATTTTGGGGCTTGTGACTTTGGGGATTTTTGCTTATTTGATGGGACATGCTGTTTATAGTTCATATTTGTTGTTACCTAAGGTTGTGAATTTAGGCGAGATAGTGATTTTAGTAACTGCTTTGATAGGGGCCTTGCTAGGATTTTTGTGGTTTAATTGCTATCCGGCTGAGGTTTTTATGGGTGATAGTGGTAGCCTTAGTATCGGTGCGTTTATCGGATATATGGGGATTGTGACAAAAAATGAGCTTTTGCTGATAATCATAGGATTTGTCTTTGTCGTCGAGACCCTATCTGTGATTTTACAAGTTAGTAGCTTTAAGATTAGAAAAAAGCGTATATTTTTAATGGCACCTTTACACCACCATTTCGAGATGAAGGGATGGAGCGAAAATAAGATTATTGTGCGGTTTTGGATGATAGCTTTGGTGGCAAATTTGATCGCTTTAATCGCATTAAAATTAAGGTAA
- a CDS encoding glycosyltransferase gives MKYGILLAATKDSAFTIGTLLVNIKDKMDISQIIFYIVNDGFSQNDKSIMLNIAPNIKFIDFTIDDFKRNIKKFNTNFNLDKQSDILNRYTHMSYARFEALKFLDECETIIYLDFDMLLLKGIDELKQVKAKDYEVACFRGSANMIMGGGKLTPTKYADIKNYSTGIIVFTDNIKNPYEFYDFIYKFIAENEKFFDEAKLGDQFLFSLYLLEKGLKIYELDDNYYGNISWVKSKNASIIHAWGQNNRFWNNKLCALAWPSWNVYYQNWLNLGGSAYEKGFVSFLEVPESGGEVFQYFEKIALAKRISQIKLDNQEMIIDIDFSKKVKFHLAFIEDFRFYIYSKSIFTFILECEFKGKIAQSLTIPRSELNKALKEFINKNLI, from the coding sequence ATGAAATATGGAATTTTACTCGCTGCTACTAAAGATAGTGCTTTTACCATAGGCACTTTGCTTGTAAATATAAAGGATAAAATGGATATTTCACAAATAATATTTTATATTGTAAATGATGGATTTAGCCAAAATGATAAATCCATAATGCTAAATATTGCCCCAAATATTAAATTTATAGATTTTACAATTGATGATTTTAAGAGAAATATTAAAAAATTTAATACCAACTTTAATCTTGATAAGCAAAGTGATATATTAAATCGCTACACTCATATGAGCTATGCTAGATTTGAGGCTTTGAAATTTCTAGATGAGTGCGAAACTATTATTTATCTTGATTTTGATATGCTCTTGCTTAAAGGTATTGATGAGTTAAAACAAGTAAAAGCCAAAGACTATGAAGTTGCTTGTTTTAGGGGCTCTGCTAATATGATTATGGGGGGGGGTAAGCTAACTCCTACAAAATATGCTGATATCAAAAATTACTCTACTGGCATCATCGTTTTTACTGATAATATAAAAAATCCTTATGAATTTTATGATTTTATTTATAAATTTATTGCTGAAAATGAGAAATTTTTTGATGAAGCTAAGCTTGGTGATCAATTTTTATTCTCCTTATATTTATTAGAAAAAGGATTAAAAATTTATGAGCTAGATGATAACTACTATGGAAATATCTCTTGGGTAAAAAGCAAAAATGCCTCTATTATCCACGCTTGGGGGCAGAATAATCGCTTTTGGAATAACAAACTTTGTGCGCTTGCTTGGCCATCTTGGAATGTATATTATCAAAATTGGCTAAATTTAGGTGGTAGTGCTTATGAAAAAGGCTTTGTAAGCTTTTTAGAAGTGCCTGAAAGTGGCGGGGAGGTGTTTCAGTATTTTGAAAAAATAGCTTTAGCTAAGAGAATTTCGCAAATAAAATTAGATAATCAAGAGATGATTATTGATATTGACTTTAGCAAAAAGGTTAAATTTCATCTAGCTTTCATTGAGGATTTTAGATTTTATATCTATTCTAAATCGATTTTCACATTTATACTAGAGTGCGAATTTAAAGGCAAAATCGCACAAAGTCTCACTATACCAAGATCAGAGCTTAACAAAGCCTTAAAAGAGTTTATCAATAAAAACTTAATTTGA
- a CDS encoding acetyl-CoA carboxylase carboxyltransferase subunit alpha — MASYLDFEKGIQQIDEDIANAKIKGDEHAIEILSKNLEKEIAKTYKNLNEFQRLNLARHPDRPYALDYIRALLTDSYEIHGDRTYADDPSIVCYSGYIGNKKVIVIAEQKGRGTKYKIMRNFGMPHPEGYRKALRVARLAEKFEIPVIFLIDTPGAYPGVGAEERGQSEAIARNLFELSELKTRTIAIVIGEGGSGGALAIGVADRLAMMRNSVFSVISPEGCAAILWNDPSKSEAATKAMKITADDLKELNLIDDVIDEPIMGAHRDKDGAISAVGEYIRNQLEELEKLSIDEVVSARMAKILSVGAYE; from the coding sequence ATGGCTAGCTATCTTGATTTTGAAAAAGGTATTCAACAAATTGATGAGGATATAGCCAACGCTAAGATTAAAGGCGATGAGCACGCTATTGAGATACTAAGTAAAAATTTAGAAAAAGAGATAGCAAAAACATATAAAAATTTAAATGAATTCCAAAGATTAAATTTAGCCAGACATCCAGATCGCCCTTATGCGCTTGATTATATCAGGGCTCTTCTGACTGATAGCTATGAAATTCACGGCGATAGAACTTACGCTGATGATCCATCAATTGTCTGTTATAGTGGCTACATAGGCAATAAAAAGGTAATTGTCATAGCCGAACAAAAAGGCCGTGGAACAAAATATAAAATTATGAGAAATTTCGGTATGCCTCATCCTGAAGGCTATAGAAAAGCTTTGCGTGTAGCTAGATTGGCTGAAAAATTTGAAATTCCTGTAATATTTTTGATTGATACTCCGGGCGCTTATCCTGGTGTTGGCGCTGAAGAGCGTGGTCAAAGTGAAGCTATAGCTAGAAATTTATTTGAGCTTAGTGAGCTTAAAACTAGAACAATAGCAATTGTAATTGGCGAAGGTGGTAGCGGTGGTGCTCTTGCTATTGGTGTTGCTGATCGCTTGGCAATGATGAGAAATTCTGTATTTTCTGTGATATCACCAGAGGGTTGTGCGGCGATTTTGTGGAATGATCCTAGTAAAAGCGAAGCCGCTACTAAAGCTATGAAGATCACAGCCGATGACTTAAAAGAGCTAAATTTAATCGATGATGTGATAGATGAACCTATAATGGGAGCTCACAGAGATAAAGATGGTGCTATATCAGCAGTTGGTGAATATATCAGAAATCAACTTGAAGAGTTAGAAAAATTATCTATAGATGAAGTTGTAAGTGCTAGAATGGCAAAAATATTATCTGTCGGAGCTTATGAATAG
- a CDS encoding galactosyltransferase-related protein, with product MALLSIIIPFGTSKERPYIKDRVINKANEYRSNDLIEYIFVEGFSSLEHPELKTLIQSNGHRYFKDEIQQSNKAFCLGRCRNLGIINANSDVVMSLDVDCIISRKNLESILRLIKIKEIDKNPNAFLILPCIFLNEFGSEILQNYNFDLWDNMLIDDMIYERKFIKFITPASSTFIMNRFKFLELGGNDNGFVGHGYEDFDLMMRILKNCASFEAMPDNLEFDYRNWSFNDYKGFRALFSLVGQEACMHGIYLYHLWHIEPNQNGYLDNRELNHKIFYQKLKNYNNIFDDEPDPLIENEAKNRNALALFTQNSLVYRSLREIMPYFEKFISAKEYIFFNEDDKFDSQIFMKFWMKNNITHLIFPNSHGNDKRLEILKFLRANNLPYIVFDRGALPDSWFFDEKGFNYDSTSYDEKNWNKPLNEEQKSKTIAYIQEVLNAKSFLEKQGARQGSEELRRKFGLRHKKIIFIPLQVKNDSVINHFTYEPFSYDNFLNILNEVAKKLSIENIAFVVKKHPLSLNADKTAYDNLIFTHDNANLIDLLELCDAVLTLNSGVGLYAILAKKPCIVCANAFYRFDNLNLQAKSKDELLEHILNITDGNFKFDEDKALRFIHYLRYEFYSFGKSYYKERKEKGRIYTSVYKIEFYSLVLFGKKIFNFNSLEKQKYRLNSPIYKPYIYEIKNGIKSKNILQNTNYKNAIQAKFSHLKFYRLFRKLITNPKDFVMDSKNPLMKPIKSILRRSL from the coding sequence ATGGCCTTACTATCCATCATAATACCTTTTGGAACTAGCAAAGAGAGACCATATATAAAAGATAGAGTAATAAATAAAGCCAATGAGTATAGATCAAATGATTTAATTGAATATATTTTTGTCGAAGGGTTTTCGTCATTAGAGCATCCTGAGCTTAAAACTCTTATTCAAAGCAATGGTCATCGCTATTTTAAAGACGAAATCCAGCAATCAAATAAGGCTTTTTGCTTAGGTAGGTGTAGAAATTTAGGCATCATTAACGCTAATAGTGATGTGGTAATGTCTTTGGATGTTGATTGTATTATTAGTAGAAAAAATTTAGAAAGTATTTTAAGATTAATTAAAATAAAAGAGATAGATAAAAATCCTAACGCTTTTTTAATTTTGCCTTGTATCTTTTTAAATGAATTTGGAAGTGAAATATTACAAAATTACAATTTTGATTTGTGGGATAATATGCTTATAGATGATATGATTTATGAGCGTAAATTTATCAAATTTATCACTCCAGCTTCAAGCACTTTTATAATGAATCGTTTTAAATTTTTAGAATTAGGCGGGAATGATAATGGATTTGTGGGGCATGGATATGAAGATTTTGATTTGATGATGCGAATTTTAAAAAATTGTGCTAGTTTTGAAGCAATGCCTGATAATTTAGAATTTGATTATCGAAACTGGAGTTTTAATGATTATAAAGGATTTAGAGCCTTGTTTTCACTAGTAGGTCAAGAAGCTTGTATGCATGGAATTTATCTCTATCATCTTTGGCATATTGAGCCCAATCAAAATGGATATTTAGACAATAGAGAACTTAATCATAAGATATTTTATCAAAAGCTTAAAAATTATAATAATATTTTTGATGATGAACCTGATCCATTAATCGAAAATGAAGCTAAAAATCGCAACGCTTTGGCGTTATTCACACAAAATAGTTTAGTTTATAGAAGTTTAAGAGAGATTATGCCTTATTTTGAAAAATTCATTTCAGCCAAAGAGTATATATTTTTTAATGAAGATGATAAATTTGATTCTCAAATTTTTATGAAATTTTGGATGAAAAATAATATTACTCATCTGATTTTTCCAAATTCGCATGGCAATGACAAAAGGCTTGAAATTTTAAAATTTTTAAGAGCGAATAATCTGCCTTATATTGTTTTTGATAGAGGTGCTTTGCCTGATTCTTGGTTTTTTGATGAAAAAGGCTTTAACTATGACTCTACTTCATATGATGAAAAAAATTGGAATAAGCCATTAAATGAAGAGCAAAAAAGCAAAACAATTGCTTATATACAAGAGGTTTTAAATGCTAAGAGCTTTTTAGAAAAGCAAGGGGCAAGGCAAGGAAGCGAGGAGTTAAGACGCAAATTTGGCTTAAGACATAAAAAGATAATTTTCATCCCTTTACAAGTAAAAAATGATTCTGTAATTAATCATTTTACCTATGAGCCATTTTCTTATGATAATTTTTTAAATATTTTAAATGAAGTAGCAAAAAAACTTTCTATAGAAAATATCGCTTTTGTGGTAAAAAAACACCCTTTAAGTCTAAATGCAGATAAAACAGCTTATGATAATCTAATCTTTACGCACGATAATGCGAATTTAATAGACCTTTTGGAGCTTTGCGATGCGGTTTTGACTTTAAATTCTGGAGTTGGTCTCTATGCGATTTTAGCTAAGAAGCCTTGTATAGTTTGTGCGAATGCTTTTTACAGATTTGACAATTTAAATTTACAAGCCAAGAGCAAAGATGAGCTTTTAGAGCATATATTAAATATAACAGATGGAAATTTTAAATTTGATGAAGATAAAGCTTTGAGATTTATACACTATTTAAGATATGAATTTTATAGTTTTGGGAAGAGTTATTATAAAGAAAGAAAAGAAAAAGGGCGTATTTATACTAGTGTTTATAAGATCGAATTTTATTCTTTGGTGCTTTTTGGTAAAAAAATTTTTAATTTTAATAGTTTGGAAAAGCAAAAATATAGATTAAATTCTCCTATATATAAGCCATATATCTATGAGATTAAAAACGGCATAAAATCTAAAAATATTTTACAAAATACAAACTATAAAAATGCGATACAAGCCAAATTTTCGCATCTAAAATTTTATAGATTATTTAGAAAATTAATCACAAATCCAAAAGATTTTGTAATGGATAGCAAAAATCCACTCATGAAACCAATAAAGTCAATTTTAAGGAGAAGTTTATGA
- a CDS encoding type II secretion system protein produces MSLEVVLTGLGYNVNEPLLEQVKRVLSACDFDEREIEHIINLHEKIKHLDGFVALSNSEDKFKIKCESQIPQIIDEFNEIVQSWANKYKIIIKKLTPKETYYIVRRES; encoded by the coding sequence ATGAGTTTAGAGGTAGTATTAACAGGGCTTGGATATAATGTAAATGAGCCACTTTTGGAGCAGGTTAAAAGGGTTTTATCAGCTTGTGATTTTGATGAAAGAGAGATTGAACATATTATAAATTTACATGAAAAGATCAAGCATTTAGATGGTTTTGTCGCTCTATCTAATAGCGAAGATAAATTTAAAATAAAATGCGAAAGCCAAATACCACAAATCATAGATGAATTCAACGAAATAGTCCAATCATGGGCTAATAAATATAAAATTATAATCAAAAAACTAACCCCAAAAGAGACATATTATATAGTAAGGAGAGAGAGTTGA
- a CDS encoding beta-ketoacyl-ACP synthase II — MKRVVVTGLGMITALGLDKDVSFKNICDGKTGVKKITLFDATDFPVQIAAQIDDFDPATIMEAKEIKKVDRFIQLGLKAAKDAMDDANFKDFDPSEFGVSSAAGIGGLPNIEKNSNICLEKGPRKISPFFIPSALVNMLGGLVSIAHNLKGPNLSSVTACAASTHAICEAAKTIMIGETKAMLVIGAESAICPVGIGGFAAMKALSTRNDDPAAASRPFDANRDGFVMGEGAGALILEEYESAIARGARIYAEIVGFGESADAHHITSPSLDGPQRAMSKALSMAGDIKIDYINAHGTSTSANDANETAAIKAVFGDNIPAISSTKGQTGHCLGAAGAIEAVISIMAMNQGIIPPTINQTDRAPECDLDYTPNSARKSELNAVMSNSFGFGGTNGSVIFKRLK, encoded by the coding sequence TTGAAAAGAGTGGTAGTAACTGGTTTAGGTATGATAACTGCGCTAGGTCTTGATAAAGATGTATCTTTTAAAAATATTTGCGATGGCAAAACAGGTGTAAAAAAGATAACCCTATTTGATGCTACTGATTTTCCAGTACAAATAGCTGCTCAAATAGATGATTTTGATCCAGCTACTATAATGGAGGCAAAAGAGATAAAAAAGGTAGATAGATTTATCCAGTTAGGCTTAAAAGCCGCTAAAGACGCTATGGATGATGCGAATTTTAAAGATTTTGATCCAAGTGAATTTGGCGTTAGCTCAGCTGCTGGTATCGGTGGCCTACCTAATATAGAAAAAAATTCCAATATATGCTTAGAAAAAGGCCCTAGAAAAATATCTCCGTTTTTTATCCCTTCTGCTTTGGTAAATATGCTTGGTGGATTAGTTAGCATAGCTCACAATCTTAAAGGTCCAAATTTATCTAGTGTGACAGCGTGCGCTGCATCAACTCACGCTATATGCGAAGCAGCCAAGACAATTATGATAGGCGAGACAAAAGCTATGCTAGTTATTGGTGCTGAGTCTGCTATCTGCCCTGTAGGTATCGGCGGATTTGCCGCTATGAAGGCACTATCTACAAGAAATGACGATCCAGCCGCAGCATCAAGACCATTTGATGCCAATAGAGATGGCTTTGTAATGGGCGAAGGTGCTGGAGCATTGATATTAGAAGAGTATGAGAGTGCTATAGCTAGAGGGGCTAGAATTTACGCTGAAATAGTCGGTTTTGGCGAGAGTGCAGACGCACACCATATCACAAGCCCTAGCTTAGATGGCCCACAAAGAGCCATGAGTAAAGCCCTATCAATGGCTGGAGATATCAAAATTGACTATATCAATGCTCACGGCACATCCACTTCAGCAAATGATGCTAACGAAACTGCTGCTATAAAGGCCGTATTTGGCGATAATATCCCAGCTATTAGCTCTACTAAGGGTCAAACAGGCCACTGCTTAGGTGCTGCTGGTGCCATAGAAGCGGTAATCTCTATCATGGCTATGAATCAAGGTATCATCCCACCTACTATCAATCAAACAGATAGAGCGCCTGAGTGTGACTTGGATTATACTCCAAATTCAGCTAGAAAATCTGAACTAAATGCTGTTATGAGTAACTCATTTGGCTTTGGTGGAACTAACGGCTCAGTCATATTCAAAAGGCTAAAATAA
- a CDS encoding helix-turn-helix domain-containing protein, which yields MLSEEQILKAYKKIGQNVAKARKERKISQLSLSLEMGYKSVSVVSFAEICLNGAHFNIAHLLEISKILGVPLNHLLDGVQEIIDMSNIEQLNLDYLK from the coding sequence TTGCTTAGTGAAGAACAAATTTTAAAAGCTTATAAGAAAATAGGTCAAAATGTAGCAAAAGCTAGAAAGGAGCGTAAGATCTCGCAGTTATCTCTATCTTTAGAGATGGGATATAAATCTGTAAGCGTGGTTAGTTTTGCTGAAATTTGTCTAAATGGTGCGCATTTTAATATCGCTCATCTTTTAGAAATATCTAAGATTTTGGGTGTGCCGTTAAATCATCTCTTAGATGGCGTTCAAGAGATAATTGATATGAGTAACATAGAGCAATTAAATTTAGATTATTTAAAATAG
- a CDS encoding SEL1-like repeat protein: MRGVIVAILAGFILAGCFQKTTLTTKPKQIEVSQEQIEAKIESFYNECSKLNNPSKCKRLVDEIYKSGDFKSAAIAYDMICYGFQYIPACKQLADMFVYGDGVTKDIDTAITIYQIACNNGENESCDLARNLRSQKSKK, translated from the coding sequence TTGAGAGGCGTTATTGTAGCGATTTTAGCTGGATTTATCCTAGCTGGTTGTTTCCAAAAAACCACGCTCACCACCAAGCCAAAGCAAATAGAGGTGAGCCAAGAACAGATAGAAGCCAAGATAGAGAGCTTTTATAATGAGTGCTCCAAACTTAATAATCCATCAAAATGTAAAAGACTCGTTGATGAAATTTATAAAAGTGGCGACTTTAAAAGCGCTGCAATCGCCTATGATATGATCTGTTATGGATTTCAGTATATTCCTGCTTGTAAGCAACTTGCTGATATGTTTGTCTATGGTGATGGCGTAACAAAAGATATTGATACGGCTATTACAATTTATCAAATCGCTTGTAATAATGGTGAAAATGAGTCTTGCGATTTAGCTAGAAATTTAAGATCGCAAAAGAGCAAAAAATAA
- the fabG gene encoding 3-oxoacyl-ACP reductase FabG encodes MKFSGKNVLVTGGSRGIGAEICKVLASFGLKVWINYRSNPDIADALKAQIEAGGGSAAVVKFDATNEAEFIEAINLIVQSDGELSYLVNNAGITNDKLALRMSVDDFNSVIDANLKSAFIGSREALKVMSKKRFGSVVNVASIVGEMGNAGQTNYSASKGGMIAMSKSFAKEGASRNVRFNSVTPGFITTDMTSELSDEIKANYSANIPLKRFGEPSEVANAVAFLLSDYASYITGDTLKINGGLYM; translated from the coding sequence ATGAAATTTAGCGGAAAAAATGTATTAGTAACCGGCGGTAGTCGTGGGATTGGTGCTGAAATTTGTAAAGTTTTGGCTAGTTTTGGGCTTAAAGTTTGGATAAATTACAGATCAAATCCCGATATTGCTGATGCTCTAAAAGCCCAGATAGAAGCTGGTGGCGGTAGTGCTGCTGTGGTGAAATTTGACGCTACTAATGAGGCGGAATTTATCGAGGCTATAAATTTAATAGTCCAAAGCGATGGCGAGTTAAGCTACCTTGTCAATAACGCCGGAATTACAAACGATAAATTAGCTCTTAGAATGAGCGTAGATGACTTTAATAGCGTTATTGATGCGAATTTAAAAAGTGCTTTTATAGGCTCTCGTGAGGCATTAAAAGTAATGAGTAAAAAACGCTTTGGCTCTGTAGTAAATGTCGCTTCAATAGTTGGTGAAATGGGAAACGCAGGCCAAACAAACTACTCAGCTAGCAAAGGTGGTATGATAGCAATGAGTAAAAGCTTTGCCAAAGAAGGCGCTAGTAGAAATGTGCGTTTTAATAGCGTAACTCCTGGCTTTATCACTACTGATATGACTAGTGAATTAAGCGATGAGATCAAAGCAAATTATTCGGCAAATATCCCACTTAAAAGATTTGGCGAGCCTAGTGAGGTAGCTAATGCGGTGGCCTTTTTATTAAGCGATTACGCAAGCTACATTACCGGCGATACGCTAAAAATAAACGGCGGATTATATATGTAG
- the gpmI gene encoding 2,3-bisphosphoglycerate-independent phosphoglycerate mutase, which yields MSKKSILVITDGIGYNPNDTFNAFNAAKKPTYEWLEKNAAKNYLKTSGLAVGLPDGQMGNSEVGHMTIGSGRILYQNLVKIDKAILNNELKENKALKELLNKVKRVHIIGLYSDGGVHSHLNHFDAIAQICLDEGKIVYTHPITDGRDVSPKSGLNFIKSLQNKFTIATISGRFYAMDRDKRWDRVKQAYDVIAKNQNIQSIKPDEYIQNSYNNDIFDEFIEPASFVDFGGIKADDGVIFINFRNDRAREICAALAVSEFNEFKRENICENLITMTNYDDKFKFPIMFENDDIKDTLAEVIAQNGLRQLHTAETEKYAHVTFFFNGGKEDLVENESRVLIPSPKVKTYDEKPQMSAYEVTQAVLNGIENGIDFIVVNYANGDMVGHTGNYDAAIKAVEAVDECLGKVIKKAIENGYSYMQISDHGNCEAMKDSSGELLTNHTTFDVFNYIIADGVTQIEYGGLSNVAPTILKLMNLEIPKVMDKPLF from the coding sequence ATGAGCAAAAAATCTATACTAGTTATAACCGATGGGATTGGATACAATCCTAATGATACATTTAACGCCTTTAACGCAGCTAAAAAGCCAACATATGAGTGGCTAGAAAAAAACGCAGCTAAAAATTATCTTAAAACCAGCGGCCTAGCAGTTGGATTACCTGATGGTCAGATGGGAAATAGCGAAGTCGGACACATGACGATAGGAAGTGGGAGAATCTTATATCAAAATTTAGTTAAAATTGATAAAGCTATACTAAATAACGAATTAAAAGAGAATAAAGCTCTAAAAGAGCTATTAAATAAGGTAAAAAGAGTCCATATAATCGGCCTATATAGCGATGGTGGCGTTCATTCTCACCTAAATCACTTTGATGCGATAGCTCAAATTTGCTTAGATGAGGGCAAGATAGTCTATACTCACCCTATCACAGATGGTCGTGATGTAAGCCCAAAAAGTGGATTAAATTTTATCAAATCTTTACAAAACAAATTTACCATTGCCACAATCAGCGGTAGATTTTACGCTATGGATAGGGATAAAAGATGGGATAGAGTCAAACAAGCCTACGATGTAATAGCCAAAAACCAAAATATCCAGAGCATAAAACCAGATGAATATATCCAAAATTCATATAATAATGATATTTTTGATGAGTTTATAGAGCCTGCTAGTTTTGTCGATTTTGGCGGGATTAAGGCTGATGATGGAGTGATATTTATCAATTTTAGAAATGATAGAGCTAGAGAGATTTGTGCTGCTTTGGCTGTTAGTGAATTTAATGAATTTAAGCGTGAAAATATCTGCGAAAATTTAATTACAATGACAAATTATGATGATAAATTTAAATTTCCTATAATGTTTGAAAATGATGATATTAAAGATACTTTAGCTGAAGTAATAGCTCAAAATGGCCTACGCCAGCTCCACACAGCCGAAACCGAAAAGTACGCTCATGTCACCTTCTTTTTCAATGGCGGAAAAGAGGATTTAGTAGAAAATGAATCAAGAGTCTTAATCCCTAGTCCAAAGGTCAAAACATACGATGAAAAGCCACAAATGAGCGCATATGAAGTTACTCAAGCTGTCCTTAATGGGATTGAAAATGGGATTGATTTCATCGTTGTCAATTACGCAAATGGCGATATGGTCGGCCACACGGGCAATTATGATGCCGCTATAAAAGCCGTTGAAGCTGTGGATGAGTGCCTTGGCAAGGTGATAAAAAAAGCTATTGAAAATGGCTACTCATATATGCAAATTAGCGATCATGGCAACTGCGAAGCTATGAAAGATAGTAGCGGTGAACTTCTTACAAATCACACTACATTTGATGTATTTAACTATATAATTGCCGATGGAGTAACACAAATAGAGTATGGCGGATTAAGCAATGTGGCGCCAACTATATTAAAATTGATGAATTTAGAAATTCCAAAAGTTATGGATAAACCACTATTTTAA
- the acpP gene encoding acyl carrier protein yields the protein MAIFDEVRDVVVEQLSVSADAVKMESKIIEDLGADSLDVVELVMALEEKFDVEIPDSEAEKLISIADVVNYVEGLKK from the coding sequence ATGGCAATATTTGACGAAGTTAGAGATGTTGTAGTAGAACAACTTAGCGTTTCAGCTGATGCTGTAAAAATGGAGTCAAAAATCATAGAAGATTTAGGTGCTGATTCATTAGATGTTGTTGAGTTAGTTATGGCTTTAGAAGAGAAATTTGATGTTGAAATTCCAGATAGTGAAGCCGAAAAACTAATTAGCATCGCAGATGTTGTAAATTATGTTGAAGGTCTAAAAAAATAA